Genomic segment of Paenibacillus sp. FSL R5-0623:
GTCTGCTTCTCCATTGGTTCAGACCACGGCGTATTCACATCCGTCGGAAAATACACACGAACCGGATTGAGGCAGGCGAGCAGGTACGGGTTCTGGTCGAACTGGAATTCAATTGCCGTATTCCATTGTTATGGATCGTTCTGTGTGAGAACACACCTGCAGGTGTTCATCACAAATTGATTTTCCCGGGAACACGGCGACAATTTTCCTATCAATATGAATGTTCCGGGATACGCAGAGGAGTCTACAGATGGGATACGGGCAGATTGTACTGGGGTGATATGTTTGGCTGGAATACCCTCTCCGCAGAGACCGAAGGAGGTACACCCCTGATTGTTGTTCCTCAAGCAACGGCTTGGGGGAAGGGTGATTCGATAGAATTCGCAGCGATGATCGAAGGGACTCTGTCTGAGCGAAGAAATAGCCAGGGAAACCGTAGCCCTGAGTTCCGTGAATATCAGCAGGGTGACCCACTGGGACGTGTCCATTGGAAAAGTACAGCCAAAACGGGAAAACTTCAGACCTTTCTGCCTGATACCACGGATCTAGCTTCGCTTGGCATCCTTGTGTATGAAGGCGCGTCGGGTTATGACGTAAAACAACGGGAGAACATGGATACACCTGCTTTTGAACGAGTGGTTTGTGCAGCTGCCCGCTGGATTCATACCGCTGAGCAGGATGACATTCCTTATCATCTGTGGATGGAAGGCGGTGATAAGAGCTATGAAGCACAAGATCATTGGCAACATGGGCCGATCCATGCAGATGATGAGAATCATGGACTAGACAAGTTAGCGGGGGCGCAAATATCCAAAGCACAATCAGGCTCTGTTTCGCTTCGAACGGAGATGCTGGATGGACTGACGAATGGGTCGCGAATTGTGGTTCTCACAGGTAAGATGGATCAGGTTCTGGCCGAATGGATTATAACCGCAATCGGGTCGGGTTATCGTGTAGAGGTGCAATTAACTGAAGCGAACCAGAACCATTTGGAATCAACGGATAGATGGATGAATGGAGTGGGATATGACAGCTTAAGTATGGAGCAGCTTCGTCACAGCGGGGTGCCGATCCATGCGGTTACAGACGTTGCGTTATCTTCATTGGGAAAGGTGGAGGTAACGGATGTGGGAGCGTAATGGTAATAAAGCTGTGAACCAGAATTCTGTGACGGACATAAAGGATGAGGGATATGTTAGCGTACCTGTCCTGTACAAAATTTTTATTTCGGCCATTTTACTTATACTGTCTCTGGAGTGGATATATCCGGTTACATCATCAGGTCAGCAGGGCAGTGAACGGTTCTTGTCCGTAATGGCGGGATTAACGGGAGCGTTGTTGCTCGCGGGGTTAATTCGTACAGGATGGATCACCGGAGTGCTGATCCGATTATTCATTGCACTCGTTGCTTTATGTCTGATGTACGGAGGAAGTGATCCTGTCCGTTGGGCGGTCGCTTATCCGGGGATATTTTCAGCGGATATGGACACTTTTATAAATAACTGGCGATTTCACTCGATTAGTACAGAAACGAGAGGTTTGTTCATGATGTGCGGCTGGAGTATGCTCATGGCTTCTGTGCAATCCCTCGTATTGTTACGTCGAAGCGTTATGCTGTTTGGCAGTGCAACGCTGCTCTATTTGCTTTTGCTTGAATCCTTTGCGGGGCTGGATGTGTATGCTTCTGTAATACGGTCTGTCCTATGGACTTTTCTTATTCAGGCTCTGCTCCAGCTATTACGTCTCAATGGAGGAGTCACGACTCCAAGTTATCGAGGCAGCCCCTATGGTCGTTGGAGTGCAGTAACTATCGTTGCTTCCGCAGGTATGGTGCTTCTCTCTGCGTTACCTGGCCAGTTTGCTTCCATTCCTCAACCGGAACGCATATCTTTGGAGCAGATGGGTGAACGCCTAGCTCGCTGGGCAGGTTATACACAGCACAGTAGTATCCCTGCTGCAACGGCAGTCACGGGATATAGCACAGCGGACGCGCCTATGGGAGCACCGTTGGTGCAGGGGAATTCCATCTTTTTTGTAGCGAAGAGTCCGAAAGTGACGTATTGGCGAGGGGAGACCCGTTCATATTATAACGGTAGTACTTGGAGTGACCCGGGTCAAAGCTTCGAAACGGCAAGTCCATCCGGAATGCTGCGTGCTGATGGTTGGGAGAATCCAACCTATTGGAGTCGCATTCGCCAAACCGTTACGATGCAGAGAGAGTGGAAAGGACCAAATCCACTCTTTACCGGGGGCATACCGGTCAACGTATCGTTCCAGGATAAGAACAAGGATAATCAGGAAAATATGTTTTCTTTGCTGTCTAATCGCGATTCGGCAACATTGTGGCTCGCAGGCTCCGGAAACGATAAGATGGTTAAACATTATTCGGCAGACGTCATGGTTCCTGTCGCAACACCTGAACAGTTACGTCTTCTTGAGGACACAAATAAAGGGAAAGATCCGGCAGCCATTCGGAGGGACTATCTGCAATTGCCTACATCACTCCCTGGTCGAGTGCAGACGCTCGCCAAGGAAATCATTCATGGCAGTGAGACCCGGTATGACGCTGTGCAAGCTGTAAAGACTTATCTGGCTGCTCATGCCGAGTATACGTTGGATACCCGTATGCCACCGCGAGGAACCGATTTTGTGGATGATTTTCTATTCGTCACCCGGCAGGGGTATTGCAATCATTTCTCTACAGCTATGATTGTGTTGTTGCGTGCAGAGGGCATCCCCGCACGCTGGGTTAAAGGTTTTGGCCCCGGAGTTGCTGACCCGGATGAGCCAAGTCAGTATGTGATTTCACAGGGAGATGCACATTCCTGGGTAGAGGTATATTTCCCAGGTGCAGGTTGGATGCCGTTTGAGGCCACGCCGGGCTTCACCATGGCGCAAGGCGTGGGCGAAGGTGTCGCAGCACTCGCCGGGCCGCAGCCTGTTGCGGAGAATCCGCCGTATATGAGCGGCGGATTGGCTAACGCGGGCGCATGGCTGCTCGCCCGCGCACGGGCCATTGCCGCGGAGCCATGGCTCGCGGCAGCCCTTGTGGCAACGGCCCTGCTGGGCGCCGCTGCTCTGGTCTGCATGCGGCGGCTACGCCCCGCGCTGCGGATAGGGCTGCTGCTGGCGTGGCCGCGCAGCAGCTTTCCGGACCGTGAGCGGCTGCTGCGTGCCGCCGCTCCGGTCTGGGCCGCGCTCGCGCGCCAGTACGGCCCGCGGCCGCCGGGTATGACGCTGCGTGAATATGCAGCGTCACCGGCTTTGGCCGCAGGCGCGGACGGCGCGGACATCGCGCGGTTTGCAGCCGACTGGGAACGGCTGCTGTACGGGCCAGACCGTCCGCTGCGCGCGGACAGTCTGGACTTCCTGCGCCGGGCACTTCGTCTGGCCCGGCGGTTGCAGGCGTTGTAACACAAGGATGTTACAACGTTACACCAAAGATGCCAAGCACCTGCGGTAACAAACGCTATCGCTTTCCAATAGAGCTTGGCGATTTGTGGGCAGATGAAGATCACCATTGGCTGACGCACTGTTTGTAAATGCAACGTTTGATTTATCGTTGCAAGCCATACAAAAGACGCCTTTCTCGCTATGCTGAGAACGAGGCGTCTTTCCACGATCATACACTTGACCCATCATCTTGCTGCCAAGCTTTCTATTCGAAATTTCAGATTTAGAGGCAATTGGTAACCCTATTTTGAGATGTCGAAAAAAGGAGTTTCGCCTTTCCTTGACGGTATGTTTTGTCGTTGCGTATAATTAGTTTCATTGAATTGAGGGAGGCACGGTAATGAATAAACCAAATGAAATTGTGGTTGTCCTTGACTTTGGGGGCCAATACAACCAGTTAATCGCCAGAAGAATTCGGGATCTCGGCGTATACAGCGAGCTTTTGCCGTATAACACACCGGCAGAGAAGATCGCAGAAATGTCACCACGAGGAATCATCTTCTCTGGCGGACCATCCAGTGTGTACGCAGAAAATGCACCACATGTGGACCCGGCTATCTATGATCTTGGACTTCCCATCTTCGGAATCTGTTACGGGATGCAGCTTATGGCCCAACAGCTCGAAGGTAAAGTAGAACGTTCCGAGAAGCGTGAGTACGGTAAAGCCGACATCGAGTTCGCAGCAGGTGCTGCTCTTGCACAAGGTATCGACGGTGAGCACACAGTATGGATGAGTCACGGTGACCACGTGGTTACACTTCCTCCGGGTTTCAAACTGGATGCAGGCACGGAAAGTGCACCAATCGCTGCAATGAGTAACGACGAGCGCAAATTGTATGCTGTTCAGTTCCACCCGGAAGTACGTCACTCTGTTCGTGGTAACGATATGATTCGTAACTTCCTGTTCGAAATCTGTGGTTGCGAAGGCAACTGGAGCATGGAGACTTTCATTGAAGATACGATCAAAGATATTCGTGAAAAAGTGGGCGATGGTAAAGTCCTGTGTGCACTGAGCGGTGGCGTGGATTCTTCTGTTGTTGCTGCACTGCTACACAAAGCCATTGGCGACCAACTGACATGTATGTTTATCGACCATGGTCTGCTGCGCAAAGGCGAAGCAGAAAGCGTAATGGAGACGTTTGTCGGCAAATTTGACATGAAGGTTGTCAAAATTGATGCACAGGAGCGCTTCCTATCCAAACTGGCAGGCGTGGATGATCCGGAACAAAAACGTAAAATCATCGGTAACGAGTTTATTTACGTATTTGATGAAGAATCCAAGCAATTTGATGATTTTGAATTCCTGGCGCAAGGTACACTGTACACAGATATCGTGGAAAGTGGTACAGCAACTGCACAGACCATCAAATCCCACCACAACGTGGGTGGCTTGCCTGAAGACATGAACTTTAAACTGATTGAGCCACTGAGTGCCCTGTTCAAAGACGAAGTGCGTAAAGTCGGCGAAGAGTGCGGTCTGCCTGAAGCTATCGTATGGCGTCAGCCTTTCCCAGGTCCGGGTCTCGCGATTCGTGTGCTTGGCGAAGTAACAGAGGACAAGCTCAAAATTGTTCGTGATTCGGATTACATTCTGCGTGAAGAAATTATCAAAGCCGGCCTTGATCGTGAGATCTGGCAATACTTCACAGCCCTGCCGAACATGAAGAGTGTTGGTGTTATGGGTGATGCGCGTACGTATTCCTACACCGTAGGTATTCGTGCTGTAACATCCATCGACGGTATGACAGCTGACTGGGCACGTATCCCTTGGGATGTGCTGGAGAAAATCTCCGTACGGATCGTTAACGAAGTCGATAACGTTAACCGTATCGTGTATGACGTAACATCCAAACCACCTGCAACGATCGAGTGGGAATAGGGTATAGACTCTTAATGATAGATTATAAAAAATCGCTCTTTTATCTGCGGTATTTCGCAAATAAAAGGGCGTTTTTTTTATATAAAGAATATTTTGATCAAATTTTTGTTTGGATACTTTTTTACAAATAATAAACTCTCAAAATTCATCCCATTTTAAAGTTCACTTCATGATCCTTTCAGGTCGGGCCTGTACAATAGGTATATACTAAGAGCTATATGGCTACTGAAAGGAGATTGAATGTATGCGTAAAACCGACTATATGAGCAAATGGAAGATGGGCATTGGAAGTGCGTTTCTGATGGTGATGCTGGCAGGATACGGTTCAGAAATGCAAGACCTTGCCTCCGGTTCGGGAGAATTACCATTTGTGAACTTAGAGGCAGCGGATGCTTCTTCCGATCAGACCAGCAACCAGGAGTTATCCTCTGACACAACAACGAACACAAATCAGGAACAACAAGATATACAGGATACTCCGCAGACAGAGATATAATTAACATAGGACTGATCCGGTAAAAAAATGCTCCGGAACATGTCGCAAATTGCTCCATATACCTAATGAGTATATGCCTTCGGAATACGAGATATCGTTACTCCTATATCATTATTCACCTAATTGCTAATACGCATCAGAAACATAAGCTAGCCTG
This window contains:
- a CDS encoding DUF58 domain-containing protein — encoded protein: MTALGQRIVSAVLVVAFASLYQWHGGKAALFLSVITFLMFTGGLLLHWFRPRRIHIRRKIHTNRIEAGEQVRVLVELEFNCRIPLLWIVLCENTPAGVHHKLIFPGTRRQFSYQYECSGIRRGVYRWDTGRLYWGDMFGWNTLSAETEGGTPLIVVPQATAWGKGDSIEFAAMIEGTLSERRNSQGNRSPEFREYQQGDPLGRVHWKSTAKTGKLQTFLPDTTDLASLGILVYEGASGYDVKQRENMDTPAFERVVCAAARWIHTAEQDDIPYHLWMEGGDKSYEAQDHWQHGPIHADDENHGLDKLAGAQISKAQSGSVSLRTEMLDGLTNGSRIVVLTGKMDQVLAEWIITAIGSGYRVEVQLTEANQNHLESTDRWMNGVGYDSLSMEQLRHSGVPIHAVTDVALSSLGKVEVTDVGA
- a CDS encoding transglutaminase-like domain-containing protein, yielding MWERNGNKAVNQNSVTDIKDEGYVSVPVLYKIFISAILLILSLEWIYPVTSSGQQGSERFLSVMAGLTGALLLAGLIRTGWITGVLIRLFIALVALCLMYGGSDPVRWAVAYPGIFSADMDTFINNWRFHSISTETRGLFMMCGWSMLMASVQSLVLLRRSVMLFGSATLLYLLLLESFAGLDVYASVIRSVLWTFLIQALLQLLRLNGGVTTPSYRGSPYGRWSAVTIVASAGMVLLSALPGQFASIPQPERISLEQMGERLARWAGYTQHSSIPAATAVTGYSTADAPMGAPLVQGNSIFFVAKSPKVTYWRGETRSYYNGSTWSDPGQSFETASPSGMLRADGWENPTYWSRIRQTVTMQREWKGPNPLFTGGIPVNVSFQDKNKDNQENMFSLLSNRDSATLWLAGSGNDKMVKHYSADVMVPVATPEQLRLLEDTNKGKDPAAIRRDYLQLPTSLPGRVQTLAKEIIHGSETRYDAVQAVKTYLAAHAEYTLDTRMPPRGTDFVDDFLFVTRQGYCNHFSTAMIVLLRAEGIPARWVKGFGPGVADPDEPSQYVISQGDAHSWVEVYFPGAGWMPFEATPGFTMAQGVGEGVAALAGPQPVAENPPYMSGGLANAGAWLLARARAIAAEPWLAAALVATALLGAAALVCMRRLRPALRIGLLLAWPRSSFPDRERLLRAAAPVWAALARQYGPRPPGMTLREYAASPALAAGADGADIARFAADWERLLYGPDRPLRADSLDFLRRALRLARRLQAL
- the guaA gene encoding glutamine-hydrolyzing GMP synthase; the protein is MNKPNEIVVVLDFGGQYNQLIARRIRDLGVYSELLPYNTPAEKIAEMSPRGIIFSGGPSSVYAENAPHVDPAIYDLGLPIFGICYGMQLMAQQLEGKVERSEKREYGKADIEFAAGAALAQGIDGEHTVWMSHGDHVVTLPPGFKLDAGTESAPIAAMSNDERKLYAVQFHPEVRHSVRGNDMIRNFLFEICGCEGNWSMETFIEDTIKDIREKVGDGKVLCALSGGVDSSVVAALLHKAIGDQLTCMFIDHGLLRKGEAESVMETFVGKFDMKVVKIDAQERFLSKLAGVDDPEQKRKIIGNEFIYVFDEESKQFDDFEFLAQGTLYTDIVESGTATAQTIKSHHNVGGLPEDMNFKLIEPLSALFKDEVRKVGEECGLPEAIVWRQPFPGPGLAIRVLGEVTEDKLKIVRDSDYILREEIIKAGLDREIWQYFTALPNMKSVGVMGDARTYSYTVGIRAVTSIDGMTADWARIPWDVLEKISVRIVNEVDNVNRIVYDVTSKPPATIEWE